The Methylomicrobium lacus LW14 genome window below encodes:
- a CDS encoding sigma-54 interaction domain-containing protein, giving the protein MKNRLLFSWIGNTDIREAANRERLGPLVSILVASRFDVLYLIYDKPETEITSFIRHIEERVDITIIKNPVSLSDPTHFGDIYRAFDSMLNEAQKAYPNAELIIQITSGTPAMTAVSILLGKAKYSTKFVQSSIEQGVSEPDIPFDIFADFLPALAKKTDAKFSSLFSGQTPNSAAFADILTQSDIMETLKQKAAIIAQRDVPVLIYGETGTGKELFAKAIHNASRRADKPLLTLNCGAIPKDLIDTTLFGHTKGAFTGAHESRKGYFEQAERGTLFLDEFGELPLESQVRLLRVIQQGTFTLVGSTTEKLADVRIIAATNRNLIDDIAEGKFREDLFYRVAIGMITLPPLRERKGDLPLLAKKLLEKVNLDASDAPGYIHKKLSANAIKFISNYSWPGNVRELQATILRASLWQQGELLSEEDIRDALLETRPARDGILWRDISQGIDIDEIIKEVSVHYIERAIKENQGNKSKAAAMLGLKNYQTLNNWIEKYNVK; this is encoded by the coding sequence ATGAAAAATAGATTGCTCTTTTCATGGATTGGTAACACAGATATTCGTGAGGCTGCAAATAGGGAACGTTTAGGGCCCTTAGTAAGCATTTTGGTCGCCTCGCGATTTGATGTCCTTTATCTGATATACGATAAACCTGAAACAGAGATTACCTCATTTATCCGCCATATTGAAGAGCGCGTCGATATAACCATTATAAAGAATCCGGTTTCATTATCGGATCCGACTCATTTTGGAGATATTTATCGAGCCTTTGACTCAATGTTAAATGAAGCTCAAAAGGCCTATCCAAACGCAGAGCTGATTATCCAAATAACGTCGGGTACTCCCGCCATGACTGCCGTCTCGATTCTGTTAGGGAAAGCGAAATACTCGACGAAGTTCGTGCAGTCATCTATCGAGCAGGGGGTATCCGAGCCAGATATTCCGTTTGATATTTTTGCTGATTTCTTGCCGGCGTTAGCAAAAAAGACCGATGCAAAATTCTCAAGCCTGTTTTCAGGGCAAACGCCAAATTCTGCTGCATTTGCGGATATATTGACCCAATCTGATATCATGGAAACCCTGAAACAGAAAGCGGCGATCATTGCTCAACGAGATGTTCCGGTGCTGATTTATGGTGAAACCGGGACAGGAAAAGAGCTCTTTGCCAAGGCAATTCACAATGCGAGTCGCCGCGCAGATAAGCCGCTACTCACATTAAATTGTGGTGCGATTCCGAAAGATCTGATTGATACGACGCTATTTGGTCATACCAAAGGTGCATTCACCGGAGCTCATGAATCGAGAAAGGGGTATTTTGAACAGGCTGAGAGAGGCACATTATTCTTGGACGAGTTTGGCGAGTTGCCGTTGGAGTCCCAGGTGAGGCTTTTACGGGTTATTCAGCAAGGCACATTCACTTTGGTAGGCTCCACAACTGAAAAACTAGCCGATGTGCGCATTATCGCAGCCACTAACCGTAACTTAATTGACGATATTGCTGAGGGAAAATTTCGCGAAGACTTATTCTATCGGGTGGCCATAGGTATGATTACTCTTCCTCCGCTTCGTGAGCGGAAAGGCGATTTGCCTCTTCTTGCCAAAAAATTGCTGGAGAAAGTGAACCTCGATGCCAGCGATGCACCCGGCTATATCCATAAAAAACTTTCTGCTAATGCAATAAAATTTATATCCAACTACAGTTGGCCGGGAAATGTGCGAGAACTCCAAGCGACCATTCTTCGAGCCTCTTTATGGCAGCAAGGTGAGCTTTTGTCGGAAGAGGACATCCGCGATGCATTACTTGAAACCCGTCCAGCTCGAGATGGAATATTGTGGCGAGATATATCGCAAGGTATTGATATTGATGAAATTATAAAGGAAGTGAGTGTGCATTATATTGAACGTGCAATCAAGGAAAATCAAGGAAATAAAAGTAAAGCCGCGGCCATGCTAGGGCTGAAAAATTACCAGACATTGAATAATTGGATCGAAAAATACAATGTGAAATAA
- a CDS encoding DEAD/DEAH box helicase family protein, whose protein sequence is MKSTNFEFLRPQNDVLANIGGLAEAVLHIDPGSALTRLRGFAEELTKTIYKEERLPRLPQSSFYELIKNPVFEECVSKSLIHQINFLRIQGNDTAHGAEGEIRNAHLALGTAHQLAMYMGIKYYGKKKEAISAFQDIKDPTATLNQLQKSVSSYEKELQKQQEELQRVMEELERERTKNMDRLEAPAKPDQQKRKQQSQQVADSLQWNEAKTRALLIDAMLLQAGWDIHSPEQVGQEFEVVYPDNKSGKGYVDYVLWSNNGQPLAVIEAKKSGNTNLQAGREQARLYADAFEYMGYQRPVIFYSNGYETFIWDDHQYNTYRPVYGFYSKDSLDYLIYQRHYRSAELEKFNPELSIADRPYQIEAVKTVAAHFQNQRRKALIIQATGTGKTRVAIALAELLLRTGWAKRVLFLCDRKELRIQADEAYKQNLPSEPRCIIGETNKIDQTARVYIATYPGMMNRFTQLDVGFFDLIIADESHRSIYNKYRDLFDYFDALQVGLTATPVKFISRNTFDMFDCETTDPTFEFGLDAAINNEPPYLVPFRAKDLTTDFLRDGIHYNDLTEEQKRQLEEDLGEEEAKKTTIAGKDIGRKIFSEDTDRIILENLINNGIKDETGSLVGKTIIFAQRQDHAEHLEKLFCKLYPQFGSKVCKVIHNAIPHVESLIKEFKKADNEFRIAISVDMLDTGIDVPEVVNLVFAKSVKSWVKFWQMIGRGTRLRPNLFGPGKHKTEFLIFDHYGNFDFFEEEYQEPEDTGGKSLLQTTFEVRLELAQAALKQCHAQAFDAAVELLRADINDLPDTSIAVKRELRVVHQLQQTDLLKALDAKTQHLLVNTIAPLMSARVLRDKHATALDKLIANIELCLVEQASCFDDGRDQLLAELDKLAVNIQAVRQKDTVIAEVRSAEFWQQPSIEKLETARKELRSIMKYRQSGSGGVYATPRTKTGDNGVEEFEREIKIAGANEAMIYRRRLKSILDNMIAMNPTLQKIRKGEAIAEAELKSLTSTILTSHPGVSLEVLNDFYGRTADQLQLTVRELIGLDPHAIEEHFKGFLHGHPSLTAQQVRFLNLLKNYIAQHGSIVVEKLYEPPFDSISHEGIDGIFKPDDVNDLIEVLQPFLRADTQTANT, encoded by the coding sequence ATGAAATCTACCAATTTTGAGTTCCTTCGCCCACAGAATGATGTGCTGGCCAATATAGGCGGCTTGGCTGAGGCTGTGCTGCATATCGATCCCGGCAGTGCATTAACGCGGCTGAGAGGCTTCGCGGAAGAGCTCACTAAAACGATCTATAAGGAAGAGCGGTTGCCACGTTTGCCGCAATCCAGCTTTTATGAGCTGATCAAAAATCCGGTGTTTGAAGAATGTGTCAGTAAATCGCTTATTCACCAGATTAATTTCTTGCGAATTCAAGGCAATGATACCGCTCATGGCGCTGAGGGCGAGATTCGTAACGCTCATCTGGCTCTCGGTACGGCGCATCAGCTTGCCATGTACATGGGGATCAAATACTACGGAAAGAAGAAAGAGGCTATCTCTGCCTTTCAGGACATAAAAGACCCCACTGCTACCCTAAACCAACTGCAAAAGTCGGTTTCCAGCTATGAAAAGGAGCTGCAAAAACAGCAAGAAGAACTGCAGCGGGTTATGGAGGAGCTTGAGCGTGAACGTACCAAAAACATGGACCGTTTGGAAGCGCCTGCCAAGCCAGACCAGCAAAAACGTAAGCAACAAAGTCAGCAGGTGGCCGATAGCCTGCAATGGAATGAAGCCAAAACGCGAGCCTTGCTTATTGACGCCATGTTACTGCAAGCTGGCTGGGATATTCATAGTCCCGAGCAGGTGGGGCAAGAATTTGAGGTGGTCTACCCGGATAACAAGTCGGGCAAAGGCTATGTCGATTACGTCCTTTGGAGCAATAACGGCCAGCCTTTGGCGGTGATCGAAGCGAAAAAATCCGGTAATACCAACCTGCAAGCAGGGCGTGAGCAGGCGCGTCTTTACGCAGACGCTTTTGAATACATGGGCTACCAGCGTCCGGTTATTTTCTATAGCAACGGTTATGAAACCTTTATTTGGGATGATCACCAGTACAACACCTACCGTCCGGTCTATGGCTTCTACAGCAAAGACAGCTTGGACTATTTAATCTATCAACGCCATTACCGCAGTGCTGAGTTAGAAAAATTCAATCCCGAGCTGAGCATTGCCGATCGACCTTATCAGATCGAAGCGGTAAAAACAGTCGCGGCGCACTTTCAGAACCAACGCCGCAAGGCATTGATCATTCAGGCAACGGGAACCGGTAAGACCCGTGTAGCCATTGCATTGGCCGAACTTCTGTTACGTACAGGCTGGGCTAAGCGTGTATTGTTCCTATGTGATCGCAAAGAACTGCGTATCCAGGCCGACGAGGCCTATAAGCAAAACTTACCCAGCGAACCACGCTGTATCATTGGGGAAACCAATAAAATCGACCAAACTGCGCGCGTTTATATCGCGACCTATCCGGGCATGATGAACCGTTTCACCCAGCTCGACGTCGGTTTTTTTGATCTCATTATTGCGGATGAAAGCCATCGCAGTATTTATAACAAATACAGGGATTTGTTCGACTATTTCGACGCGTTGCAAGTGGGACTTACCGCTACACCGGTGAAGTTCATCAGCCGAAACACCTTCGATATGTTCGACTGTGAAACGACGGACCCCACTTTTGAGTTTGGCCTTGATGCCGCGATCAATAACGAGCCGCCTTATCTGGTGCCGTTCCGGGCCAAAGACCTTACCACCGATTTTTTACGTGACGGGATTCATTACAACGATCTAACAGAAGAGCAAAAACGCCAACTGGAAGAAGATTTGGGCGAGGAAGAAGCTAAAAAGACTACCATTGCCGGGAAGGACATAGGTCGCAAAATTTTCAGTGAAGATACCGACCGTATCATTTTGGAAAATCTCATCAACAACGGCATTAAAGATGAAACGGGCTCCTTAGTCGGTAAGACCATCATCTTTGCACAGCGCCAAGATCATGCCGAACACCTGGAAAAGCTCTTTTGCAAACTCTACCCCCAGTTCGGCAGTAAAGTGTGCAAGGTGATTCACAATGCGATTCCCCATGTCGAAAGTCTCATTAAAGAATTCAAAAAGGCCGACAACGAGTTTCGGATTGCGATATCGGTCGATATGCTCGACACCGGGATCGATGTGCCCGAAGTGGTCAACCTGGTCTTTGCCAAGTCGGTCAAGTCTTGGGTGAAATTCTGGCAAATGATTGGGCGCGGAACGCGCCTGCGCCCAAATCTGTTCGGTCCAGGCAAGCATAAAACCGAGTTTTTGATCTTTGACCATTATGGCAACTTCGATTTTTTCGAAGAAGAATACCAAGAACCGGAAGACACGGGCGGCAAGTCCCTATTACAAACTACTTTTGAGGTGCGCTTGGAGCTTGCCCAAGCCGCGCTTAAACAGTGCCATGCCCAAGCTTTTGATGCGGCTGTAGAGCTTCTACGCGCAGATATTAATGATTTGCCGGACACCAGTATCGCCGTTAAACGAGAGCTGCGCGTGGTGCATCAGCTACAACAAACCGATTTGTTAAAAGCGCTGGATGCGAAAACTCAGCATCTCCTAGTGAACACGATTGCCCCTTTGATGTCAGCTAGGGTTTTGCGTGATAAGCACGCTACCGCCTTGGATAAACTCATCGCCAACATCGAACTCTGCCTGGTCGAACAAGCCAGCTGCTTTGATGATGGTCGCGATCAATTGCTGGCCGAGCTCGACAAACTTGCTGTTAACATTCAAGCCGTTCGTCAGAAAGATACAGTGATTGCCGAGGTACGCAGCGCAGAGTTCTGGCAGCAACCCAGCATTGAGAAACTCGAAACCGCCCGTAAAGAATTGCGCAGCATTATGAAATACCGGCAGTCGGGTAGCGGGGGAGTTTATGCCACGCCAAGGACCAAAACCGGTGATAATGGAGTTGAGGAGTTTGAGCGGGAAATCAAAATTGCCGGCGCCAACGAAGCGATGATTTACCGTCGTCGGCTGAAAAGCATTTTGGATAACATGATTGCTATGAATCCAACCCTGCAAAAAATACGCAAGGGCGAAGCCATCGCCGAAGCAGAGCTAAAGTCACTGACCTCCACGATACTCACCAGTCATCCGGGCGTCAGCCTGGAAGTGCTTAACGATTTTTATGGGCGCACTGCTGACCAATTGCAGCTAACGGTTCGGGAGCTGATTGGCCTCGACCCGCATGCAATTGAAGAGCATTTCAAAGGGTTTCTGCATGGCCATCCCAGTCTCACTGCCCAGCAAGTGCGATTTTTAAATTTATTGAAAAATTACATTGCCCAGCATGGTTCTATTGTGGTGGAGAAGCTCTATGAGCCCCCTTTCGATAGTATCTCTCACGAGGGCATTGATGGAATATTCAAACCCGATGATGTAAACGATCTGATCGAAGTGCTTCAACCTTTTTTGCGTGCTGACACGCAGACAGCAAATACCTAG
- the recC gene encoding exodeoxyribonuclease V subunit gamma: MTDSQLTPGFMIIHGNQPELLRQVIVSWMKAHPLDPLEDEVILVQSNGIAQWLKQALAADESASLTGGCGIAAALQTLLPSRFVWQAYRAVIGKDAVPDASPFDKPLLVWRLMRLLPRLTQEKGYEPLARFLSQDSDQRKRYQLAERLADLFDQYQVYRADWLAAWAEGRNILIDYQASQTPLYEEQVWQPMLWRALQADVGDGSHTSRAAVHQRFLVLASGLARRPDDLPRRVIVFGLSSLPKQSLEVLMAISQWTQVVLCINNPCEHHWTNILTEKDFLRRIGRHTKKPTLPENLKEEELHFHAHPLLAAWGKQGRDYISLLDEMDEPGKYRQLFAEIGQRIDLFGPHGEGCLLNQLQDDIRDLRPMSESRHQWPPVDPQRDPSIRFHVTHSPQREVEVLHDQLLAALDADPSLKPREIIVMVPDINQFAPHIQAVFGQLNPADKRYIPYSIADLGKRHQAPLVYSLELLLGIDQSRLAVSEVLDLLNVPAVRKRFNIEESDLLLLHQWIAQANIRWGLHARHRQSLGINFDYEQNTWTFGLKRMLLGYAVGVDPTGRQANDWNDIEPYGDVAGLDAALAGPLAHLLTKIEALLQTFAKPVAPAEWGERLRNLLLDFFESTDNDETYLLLQLQTSLEQWVDACENAALTEPLTLPVVRDYWLSQIDQGGLSQRFFAGSLTFATLMPMRAIPFRRIYLLGMNDGDYPRTHPAMDFDLMAKDYRLGDRSRREDDRYLFLEALLSAREHLHISWVGRSIHDNTERPPSVLVSQLRDHIATCWRLEESAGGKKLLEALTIEHRMQPFSKDYFGGNQAKSSLFTYAREWRPTQATRAASAKSSTASLALPVFDVPVSLDQLIGFMKDPVKTFFRERLGVYYELDDLTSEDQEPFSIGPLAQWALQNELIQVRLDAKRQGKSESESVQRQLARVRRQGILPTGSVTELLQEWLAEPLDAMFDQYETACQAWPMPLEDEDIAFEHTVNGQMLKIQGRLTQLFADAEQARCRIEINTSNLIENKTYRRDRLISAWIQHLAGHLDGQPLTTHLIGKNGQVVLRPLDPEWATRCFKDLIEAYVAGLCFPLPFAPKTALAWLAKGGKGFSGPLNECRSDAVVAAKKTYEGNHKSPGEAANNPYLQRIYPTLDSLWSDGDFTVWAERLLSPLDENVGKKAETDQGAGESK, encoded by the coding sequence ATGACCGACAGCCAACTGACTCCAGGCTTCATGATCATCCATGGCAACCAACCCGAGTTGTTACGTCAGGTCATAGTCAGTTGGATGAAAGCGCATCCGCTCGATCCCCTCGAAGATGAAGTCATTCTTGTCCAAAGCAATGGGATTGCGCAGTGGCTCAAGCAGGCCCTGGCCGCGGACGAATCGGCATCGCTAACCGGCGGCTGCGGCATCGCGGCTGCCTTGCAGACGCTGCTCCCGTCCCGCTTTGTCTGGCAAGCCTACCGGGCGGTGATCGGCAAGGACGCCGTACCCGACGCCTCGCCTTTCGACAAGCCTCTGCTGGTTTGGCGCTTGATGCGGCTACTGCCACGGCTCACCCAAGAAAAAGGCTACGAACCGCTCGCGCGCTTTTTGAGCCAGGATAGTGACCAAAGAAAACGCTACCAACTGGCCGAACGCCTGGCTGATTTGTTCGACCAATATCAGGTTTACCGAGCCGATTGGTTGGCGGCCTGGGCCGAAGGCCGGAACATCCTGATCGATTATCAAGCCAGCCAGACCCCATTGTACGAAGAGCAGGTTTGGCAGCCGATGCTCTGGCGCGCCTTGCAGGCGGATGTCGGTGATGGCAGCCATACCAGCCGCGCGGCCGTGCATCAACGCTTTTTGGTTTTAGCTTCGGGGCTTGCGCGTCGCCCCGATGATTTGCCGCGGCGCGTTATCGTGTTTGGGCTGTCATCCCTGCCGAAACAGTCGCTAGAAGTGTTGATGGCGATATCCCAATGGACACAGGTCGTATTGTGTATCAATAATCCTTGTGAACATCATTGGACCAACATTCTGACCGAGAAAGATTTTCTCAGGCGCATAGGGCGTCACACCAAAAAACCTACATTGCCGGAGAATCTGAAAGAGGAAGAACTTCACTTTCATGCGCATCCGCTGCTCGCCGCCTGGGGTAAACAAGGCCGGGATTACATTTCCCTGCTGGATGAAATGGATGAACCGGGCAAATATCGACAATTGTTTGCCGAAATCGGTCAGCGCATCGATTTGTTCGGTCCTCACGGAGAAGGGTGTTTGCTGAATCAGCTTCAGGACGATATCCGCGATCTGCGGCCCATGTCCGAAAGTCGGCATCAATGGCCTCCAGTCGATCCGCAACGGGACCCGTCGATTCGCTTTCATGTCACCCATAGCCCCCAGCGCGAAGTTGAAGTGCTGCACGATCAGCTACTCGCCGCGCTCGACGCCGATCCTTCTCTGAAGCCACGCGAAATCATCGTGATGGTGCCAGACATCAATCAATTCGCGCCCCATATTCAGGCGGTTTTTGGTCAACTCAACCCGGCGGATAAGCGCTACATCCCTTACTCAATAGCCGACTTGGGCAAGCGACACCAGGCGCCGCTGGTCTATTCGCTCGAACTCCTTCTAGGTATCGATCAATCGAGATTGGCGGTCAGTGAGGTATTAGATCTGCTCAATGTGCCGGCCGTTCGCAAACGCTTCAACATCGAAGAGTCCGACCTGCTCTTGCTGCATCAATGGATCGCGCAAGCGAACATCCGTTGGGGGCTCCATGCTCGGCATCGTCAAAGCCTTGGGATCAATTTCGACTACGAGCAAAATACCTGGACATTCGGCTTAAAGCGAATGCTGCTGGGGTATGCGGTCGGCGTCGATCCAACCGGGCGCCAGGCGAACGACTGGAACGACATTGAACCCTACGGCGATGTCGCAGGTCTTGACGCCGCCCTGGCCGGACCGCTTGCCCATCTATTGACAAAAATCGAGGCTTTGCTGCAAACCTTTGCCAAGCCCGTCGCCCCGGCCGAATGGGGGGAAAGGTTGCGGAACCTGTTGCTGGATTTTTTCGAGAGCACGGATAACGACGAAACGTATCTGCTACTACAACTCCAGACATCCCTCGAACAGTGGGTCGATGCTTGCGAAAATGCGGCGCTCACGGAACCCTTGACGCTGCCCGTTGTGCGTGATTATTGGCTGTCGCAAATCGACCAGGGCGGCTTGTCGCAACGCTTTTTTGCCGGAAGCCTGACTTTCGCCACCCTGATGCCGATGCGCGCGATCCCTTTTCGGCGGATTTATTTATTGGGCATGAATGACGGTGACTATCCTCGGACGCATCCCGCGATGGATTTCGATCTGATGGCCAAGGACTATCGGCTGGGCGATCGCTCGCGCCGTGAAGACGATCGCTATCTGTTCCTGGAAGCCTTGCTTTCTGCACGCGAGCACCTTCACATCAGCTGGGTTGGACGTAGCATTCATGACAATACCGAGCGTCCTCCGTCTGTGCTGGTCAGTCAACTGCGGGATCATATTGCCACCTGCTGGCGACTCGAAGAATCGGCCGGGGGAAAGAAACTGCTTGAAGCGCTGACCATCGAGCATCGCATGCAACCGTTCAGCAAAGACTATTTCGGCGGCAACCAGGCAAAATCGTCGTTGTTTACGTATGCGCGCGAATGGCGGCCGACACAGGCAACCCGGGCTGCATCCGCCAAATCATCGACTGCTAGCCTGGCCCTGCCCGTTTTCGATGTCCCCGTTTCATTAGACCAATTGATTGGCTTCATGAAGGATCCGGTCAAGACTTTCTTCCGCGAGCGACTCGGGGTTTACTACGAACTCGATGACCTGACCAGCGAGGATCAGGAACCCTTTTCGATCGGCCCGCTTGCACAGTGGGCCCTCCAGAATGAGTTAATCCAAGTCCGCCTGGATGCCAAACGCCAGGGCAAGTCGGAATCCGAATCTGTGCAGCGGCAGCTCGCGCGCGTTCGCCGTCAGGGCATTTTGCCGACCGGTAGCGTGACCGAGTTGCTACAGGAATGGCTTGCCGAACCCCTGGATGCGATGTTCGATCAGTACGAGACTGCCTGCCAAGCGTGGCCGATGCCCCTTGAAGACGAAGATATTGCCTTCGAGCACACCGTCAATGGCCAAATGCTAAAGATACAGGGTCGCCTTACGCAACTGTTTGCAGACGCTGAGCAGGCGCGTTGCCGGATTGAGATCAATACCAGCAACCTGATCGAGAACAAGACATACCGACGAGACAGACTGATCTCGGCATGGATTCAGCACCTCGCAGGGCATCTTGACGGCCAGCCGCTGACCACGCATCTGATCGGCAAGAACGGCCAGGTCGTTCTCCGTCCGCTTGATCCTGAATGGGCGACACGCTGCTTCAAGGATTTGATCGAAGCTTATGTTGCCGGTTTATGCTTCCCCTTGCCTTTCGCCCCCAAAACCGCGTTAGCCTGGCTGGCGAAAGGGGGTAAGGGCTTCAGCGGACCGCTCAACGAATGCCGCTCTGACGCCGTAGTGGCCGCAAAAAAAACCTATGAAGGAAACCACAAATCACCCGGCGAAGCGGCAAACAACCCTTACTTGCAGCGCATCTATCCGACCCTCGACAGCCTTTGGTCCGATGGCGACTTCACGGTTTGGGCTGAGCGGCTGCTGTCTCCGTTGGACGAAAACGTTGGAAAAAAAGCCGAAACGGATCAAGGCGCTGGAGAGTCAAAATGA
- the rmuC gene encoding DNA recombination protein RmuC — MPAIQWTTELTAIFCVAMITVGVIGYLAATLRHSRRNTELNGLLDQTKQELSKNTELLTSVRVQHEELQGKNHQLALGENKLEQQLLAAKDKCQNLEERLIEVQTEAKTEREALRQQLEIINHQHHEAEKQRDTAQTEARSINQQQQDLRDRLQANENALQEERKEVNRLKDELAQEGKKAKALETSEKEAREQLLEAKVLLAGAIEKQDTLQTRITDLNSQYTKLKTEQDEREASHAREVANFEKQKASLAEQFKLLSNEILEAKAKSLQESSKLTLSSIMNPFQQSIDSFKKEVQDIHHRETTQQGELRKELESLKELNRKITAEAHELSTALRGQKKLQGNWGELVLENVLDRSGLQLGKDYQREVSFTTEEGRQRPDAVVYLPQGKHLIIDAKVSLNAYTRFVNAEDETERTLALKEHVQAVASRIKELADRDYYRLPGLKSPEMVFMFIPIESAFVEALKAEETLFQYAIEHNVLVATPTTLLTSLNIVRQLWRYEDQNKHTAALASKAEAVFRKLNIFLSSFENIKKGLERANEAYTRAENQLVSGKGNLVKQVGEFKNLAPAIRAELPEYFAEKAALEIDFIPVEVAGEDAENTLNKTEEQDTEVITENI, encoded by the coding sequence ATGCCGGCCATTCAATGGACCACTGAACTTACAGCCATTTTCTGCGTAGCCATGATTACCGTGGGCGTAATTGGTTATTTGGCGGCGACACTGCGCCACAGCCGCCGCAATACCGAGCTGAACGGCTTGCTAGACCAGACAAAGCAGGAACTGAGTAAAAACACTGAATTGCTTACTTCCGTTCGAGTACAGCATGAGGAACTGCAAGGTAAAAATCATCAATTAGCGTTAGGCGAAAATAAGTTAGAGCAACAATTATTAGCCGCAAAAGATAAATGTCAAAACTTGGAGGAACGCCTAATAGAAGTGCAAACCGAAGCTAAAACTGAACGCGAGGCTTTGCGCCAACAACTCGAAATAATTAATCATCAACATCACGAAGCTGAAAAGCAACGGGATACAGCTCAAACTGAAGCTCGTTCCATTAACCAACAACAGCAAGATTTACGTGATCGTCTGCAAGCGAATGAAAATGCGCTTCAAGAAGAGCGCAAAGAAGTCAATCGCTTAAAAGATGAGTTGGCGCAAGAAGGTAAAAAAGCCAAGGCGCTGGAAACCTCTGAAAAAGAAGCGCGTGAACAACTCCTGGAAGCGAAAGTGCTGTTAGCCGGTGCGATTGAAAAACAGGATACACTGCAGACACGCATAACGGATCTGAATAGCCAATACACCAAACTAAAAACCGAACAGGACGAGCGTGAAGCCAGCCATGCGCGCGAAGTGGCTAACTTTGAAAAACAAAAAGCCAGTTTAGCCGAGCAGTTTAAGCTACTTTCAAACGAGATACTGGAAGCCAAAGCCAAATCGCTGCAAGAAAGCAGCAAGCTCACGCTCAGCTCGATCATGAACCCTTTTCAGCAATCCATCGACAGCTTTAAAAAAGAAGTACAGGACATCCACCACCGTGAAACCACCCAGCAAGGCGAACTGCGCAAAGAACTGGAGTCGCTCAAAGAGTTGAACCGAAAAATCACTGCCGAAGCGCATGAGTTATCAACGGCTCTGCGCGGCCAGAAAAAACTGCAGGGCAATTGGGGCGAACTGGTGCTGGAAAACGTGCTGGATCGTTCCGGCCTGCAACTGGGCAAAGACTACCAGCGTGAAGTCAGTTTCACCACGGAAGAAGGGCGGCAGCGACCGGATGCCGTGGTTTACCTGCCACAAGGAAAGCATCTCATTATCGACGCCAAAGTTTCACTCAATGCATATACTCGCTTTGTCAATGCAGAAGATGAAACTGAACGCACTTTAGCGCTAAAAGAACATGTGCAAGCCGTTGCCAGCCGAATCAAAGAACTGGCCGATCGAGATTATTACAGACTTCCAGGATTGAAATCGCCAGAAATGGTGTTCATGTTCATTCCTATCGAATCGGCCTTTGTCGAGGCACTGAAAGCCGAGGAGACGCTTTTCCAATACGCTATTGAACACAACGTGCTGGTGGCAACGCCAACCACCTTGCTGACCAGCCTGAACATTGTTCGCCAGTTATGGCGTTACGAAGATCAAAACAAGCATACTGCCGCCCTGGCAAGCAAGGCCGAAGCCGTGTTCAGAAAGCTCAATATCTTCCTCTCCAGTTTTGAAAACATTAAAAAGGGTTTAGAGCGTGCGAATGAGGCGTATACGAGAGCCGAAAATCAACTCGTAAGCGGTAAAGGCAATCTGGTCAAGCAAGTCGGTGAGTTTAAAAACTTGGCGCCTGCCATCAGAGCCGAATTGCCTGAATATTTTGCCGAAAAAGCCGCGCTGGAAATCGACTTTATTCCAGTAGAAGTGGCGGGTGAAGATGCCGAAAACACTCTTAACAAAACAGAAGAGCAAGACACTGAAGTAATTACAGAGAACATCTAA